Proteins from a single region of Fundidesulfovibrio magnetotacticus:
- a CDS encoding LysE family translocator: MLGIHDFWLFVASGILMNIAPGPDNLYVAGRAASHGFRAGALAAFGIASGCVVHILAAALGLSAVMAASSTAFTVVKLAGAAYLVWSGLSLLLARGGGEARSVAHEDLARRKVFTQGFLTNVLNPKVALFFLAFLPQFIDQSAPGKALAFLALGFVFNLTGTAWMLCLAWSSAKAASLVRGNGRTGAWLGRATGALFVGLGVRLALSDAR; encoded by the coding sequence ATGCTTGGCATCCACGACTTCTGGCTCTTCGTCGCGTCCGGGATCCTGATGAACATCGCTCCCGGGCCGGACAACCTCTATGTGGCCGGGCGGGCGGCGTCCCATGGGTTCCGGGCGGGCGCGCTGGCGGCTTTCGGCATCGCCTCGGGGTGCGTGGTGCACATCCTGGCGGCGGCGTTGGGGCTCTCGGCGGTGATGGCGGCCTCGTCCACGGCCTTCACGGTGGTGAAGCTTGCGGGCGCGGCCTATCTGGTCTGGAGCGGGCTCTCCCTGCTCCTGGCGCGCGGCGGCGGCGAGGCCCGGTCCGTCGCGCACGAGGACCTGGCCCGGCGCAAGGTGTTCACCCAGGGTTTTTTGACCAACGTGCTCAACCCCAAGGTGGCGCTGTTCTTCCTGGCGTTTCTGCCCCAGTTCATCGACCAGTCCGCGCCGGGCAAGGCCCTGGCGTTTTTGGCCCTGGGGTTTGTCTTCAACCTGACGGGCACGGCGTGGATGCTCTGTCTGGCGTGGTCCTCGGCCAAGGCCGCGTCGCTGGTGCGCGGCAACGGGCGCACGGGGGCGTGGCTGGGCCGGGCCACGGGGGCGCTCTTCGTGGGGCTGGGCGTGCGCCTGGCCCTTTCGGACGCACGGTAG
- a CDS encoding sodium:calcium antiporter — protein MNAAKRLVPLWIAALAALPGLSLRLTGIELPAPAVTLLTGMAVLGASFLLLWACDVAQKDIPQTLALAVVALIAVLPEYAVDMYFTWQAGQHPGSDYSHYAIANMTGANRLLIGVGWASIALICWLRTRGPVHLEEERSTEVAFLGLATVYAFTVPLKGSLTWYDGLVFVGLYAWYIAVVSRRPCGEVELEGPAEVLGHLPQGQRRAATAALFVYAAGVILAVAELFSEGLVATGKVFGINEFLLVQWLAPVASEAPEFVLAVMFALRGQAGVALGSLLSSKLNQWTLLVGMIPGVYGVSSGDLTASMPLDGVQMNEVLLTAAQSLLAVFLLVRLRLTIRGAAALFGLFVLQFAWPALAGLTGLAHVTAVPERVALSVLYAAFASVLLAVNMRRTAGFVRALR, from the coding sequence ATGAACGCCGCGAAACGTCTCGTCCCGCTCTGGATCGCCGCCCTGGCCGCCCTGCCCGGGCTCTCCCTGCGCCTGACCGGCATTGAACTGCCCGCTCCCGCCGTGACCCTGCTCACGGGGATGGCCGTGCTGGGGGCCTCGTTCCTGCTGCTTTGGGCCTGCGACGTGGCCCAGAAGGACATCCCCCAGACCCTGGCCCTGGCCGTGGTGGCGCTCATCGCCGTGCTGCCGGAGTACGCCGTGGACATGTACTTCACCTGGCAGGCCGGGCAGCATCCCGGGTCGGACTATTCCCACTACGCCATCGCCAACATGACCGGGGCCAACCGCCTGCTCATCGGCGTGGGCTGGGCGTCCATCGCCTTGATCTGCTGGCTGCGCACGCGCGGCCCCGTGCACCTGGAGGAGGAGCGTTCCACGGAGGTGGCCTTCCTGGGGCTGGCGACGGTCTACGCCTTCACCGTGCCGCTCAAGGGGAGCCTGACCTGGTACGACGGCCTGGTGTTCGTGGGTCTTTACGCGTGGTACATCGCGGTGGTCAGCCGCCGTCCGTGCGGTGAGGTGGAGCTGGAGGGGCCTGCCGAGGTGTTGGGGCATCTGCCCCAGGGGCAGCGCCGGGCGGCCACGGCTGCGCTCTTCGTCTACGCGGCCGGGGTGATCCTGGCGGTGGCGGAGCTGTTCAGCGAGGGGCTGGTGGCAACGGGCAAGGTGTTCGGGATCAACGAATTCCTGCTGGTGCAGTGGCTTGCGCCCGTGGCCTCGGAGGCCCCGGAGTTCGTGCTGGCGGTGATGTTCGCTCTGCGCGGTCAGGCGGGCGTGGCGCTGGGGAGCCTGCTTTCGTCCAAACTCAACCAGTGGACGCTGCTGGTGGGGATGATCCCCGGGGTGTATGGGGTGTCCTCGGGGGACTTGACGGCTTCCATGCCCCTGGACGGCGTGCAGATGAACGAGGTGCTGCTCACGGCGGCGCAGTCTCTGTTGGCGGTGTTCCTGCTGGTGCGGCTGCGGCTGACGATCCGAGGAGCGGCGGCGCTCTTCGGGCTGTTCGTGCTGCAGTTCGCGTGGCCAGCGCTGGCTGGGCTGACGGGCCTGGCCCATGTGACGGCCGTGCCGGAGCGGGTGGCGCTCTCGGTGCTCTACGCTGCGTTCGCGTCGGTGCTGCTTGCGGTCAACATGCGCCGGACGGCCGGATTCGTGCGCGCGTTGCGTTAA